From Pseudovibrio sp. Tun.PSC04-5.I4, a single genomic window includes:
- the metW gene encoding methionine biosynthesis protein MetW, producing MTKSDLKNVRGDHRILCDFVTPGARVLDIGCGTGKLLELLIETRGVDGRGFDTAQQGVNEAVSRGLSVVQGDADTDLEAYPDDAFDYAILSHTLQATMDPKQVLEQLLRIGKRVVVSFPNFGHWRNRMQLLFKGRMPVTDYLPYQWYDTPNIHFCTIRDFVELSKEVDAKVIQAEALDARGQRISFKAPWWVWNLIGDQAVFLLERK from the coding sequence ATGACGAAGTCTGATTTGAAAAATGTACGCGGCGATCATCGAATTCTCTGCGATTTTGTAACACCGGGCGCTCGCGTGCTTGATATTGGCTGCGGGACTGGGAAACTGCTGGAACTCCTCATAGAAACACGAGGCGTTGATGGGCGTGGATTTGACACTGCTCAGCAGGGCGTAAACGAAGCCGTTTCCCGCGGACTCTCAGTGGTTCAAGGTGATGCAGATACAGACCTTGAAGCTTACCCGGATGATGCGTTCGACTACGCCATCCTGAGCCATACGCTGCAAGCCACAATGGACCCTAAGCAAGTTCTGGAGCAGTTGCTGCGTATCGGCAAACGAGTTGTGGTTTCCTTCCCCAACTTCGGTCACTGGCGTAACCGCATGCAGCTTCTGTTCAAGGGTAGAATGCCCGTGACAGATTACCTACCTTACCAATGGTACGACACGCCAAACATCCATTTCTGCACCATTCGGGACTTTGTTGAACTGTCAAAAGAAGTCGACGCCAAAGTCATTCAGGCAGAAGCTTTGGACGCCAGAGGCCAACGTATCAGTTTCAAAGCCCCATGGTGGGTTTGGAACCTGATCGGCGATCAGGCCGTATTCCTTCTGGAACGCAAATAG
- a CDS encoding chorismate mutase, with the protein MSGSASAVGGKKSLSQVRDKLDEVDDKLHALLMERADLIEHIVAAKAEQGSMHAVFRPSREAEIMRRLVENHKGVLPVLSLEHIWREVISSLTNTQTTYRVHLDGSADRVAMSELARFYFGFAIDFLREIDPSAVLSEVDNSQSDLGIVALEERADTPWWRGLGEREDGSKGPSIISRLPFLVMQERPADLPVLVIAAQTVETEKPDICIYDVRWTGTMPNSLMHKGIEVLSFYRSFEGVDALLAVPGDISENELTGIFGEAEAMPDKLRSVGGYPAPLDLDDEFDSEVDANI; encoded by the coding sequence ATGTCTGGGTCTGCATCTGCGGTGGGTGGAAAAAAGAGTTTGTCTCAAGTCCGAGATAAGCTGGATGAAGTTGATGATAAGTTGCACGCCTTGTTGATGGAACGAGCGGACTTGATTGAGCATATTGTTGCGGCAAAAGCTGAACAAGGTTCTATGCATGCTGTTTTTCGTCCCTCTCGTGAAGCAGAAATTATGCGGCGATTGGTTGAGAACCATAAGGGAGTTCTCCCTGTTCTGTCACTTGAGCACATCTGGCGGGAGGTAATATCTTCCCTCACGAATACCCAGACAACTTATCGTGTGCACCTTGACGGCAGCGCTGATCGAGTCGCGATGAGTGAGTTGGCACGGTTCTATTTTGGGTTTGCAATTGATTTTCTGCGTGAAATTGACCCCTCTGCCGTTCTTTCTGAAGTTGATAATTCACAGAGTGATCTTGGAATAGTCGCTTTAGAAGAGCGTGCTGACACGCCTTGGTGGCGTGGGCTGGGTGAAAGGGAAGATGGTTCCAAAGGGCCTTCTATTATTTCACGGCTTCCGTTTTTGGTAATGCAGGAGCGGCCTGCTGATTTGCCAGTGTTGGTTATTGCTGCGCAGACAGTGGAGACTGAAAAGCCGGATATTTGCATCTATGATGTGCGTTGGACGGGCACTATGCCGAACTCATTGATGCATAAAGGTATCGAAGTGTTGAGTTTTTATCGCAGCTTTGAAGGCGTAGATGCGCTATTGGCTGTACCCGGCGACATTTCTGAAAATGAGCTGACTGGAATTTTTGGTGAGGCTGAAGCCATGCCAGATAAACTTAGGTCAGTTGGTGGATACCCTGCACCGCTTGACCTAGATGATGAATTTGATAGTGAAGTAGACGCAAATATTTAA
- a CDS encoding prephenate/arogenate dehydrogenase family protein yields MSEPLFSRVALIGIGLIGSSLSHVIRREKLAHEIVVSTRSEVTLKRAEELKLGDRYYLDAAEAVKGADLVIVCVPVGACGAVARAIGPHLAKGAIVTDVGSVKAAVVAAMKPHMPGGVHFIAGHPIAGTEYSGPDAGFSSLFENRWCIITPDDETDQVAIDRLTAFWEGCGSHVDTMDAEHHDLVLAVVSHLPHIIAYNIVGTADDLETVTKSEVIKYSASGFRDFTRLAASDPTMWRDVCLNNKEAILEMLSRFSEDLSALQRAIRWGDGDALFKMFTRTKDIRQQLVAAGQESAAPNFGRENEKGEPAE; encoded by the coding sequence ATGTCTGAACCCTTGTTTAGCCGGGTCGCACTGATTGGTATCGGTTTGATCGGCTCTTCTCTTTCGCATGTCATTCGCCGTGAAAAACTGGCGCATGAAATAGTTGTATCCACACGCTCAGAGGTAACTTTGAAGCGTGCGGAAGAGTTGAAACTTGGGGACCGATATTATCTGGACGCAGCAGAAGCGGTAAAAGGTGCAGACCTCGTAATTGTGTGTGTGCCTGTTGGGGCATGCGGCGCCGTTGCTAGGGCAATTGGCCCACACCTTGCCAAAGGTGCCATTGTTACCGACGTAGGCTCAGTGAAAGCAGCAGTCGTTGCTGCGATGAAGCCGCATATGCCGGGAGGTGTCCATTTCATCGCAGGGCACCCGATTGCTGGTACGGAGTATTCTGGGCCAGATGCCGGCTTTTCGTCTCTTTTTGAGAATCGTTGGTGCATTATTACACCAGATGACGAGACCGATCAGGTTGCCATTGATCGCCTGACAGCGTTTTGGGAAGGGTGTGGTTCTCACGTGGATACTATGGATGCTGAGCATCATGATTTGGTGTTGGCTGTTGTATCTCACCTTCCGCACATCATCGCTTACAACATTGTTGGCACCGCTGATGACCTAGAAACGGTGACCAAGTCGGAAGTCATCAAATACTCAGCTTCCGGTTTCCGCGATTTTACGCGTTTGGCTGCATCGGACCCGACCATGTGGCGGGATGTGTGCCTGAACAACAAAGAAGCCATTCTGGAGATGCTGTCACGGTTCTCTGAGGATCTTTCAGCCTTGCAGCGTGCGATACGCTGGGGGGATGGTGACGCGCTGTTCAAGATGTTTACCCGCACAAAGGATATTCGTCAGCAACTTGTCGCAGCTGGTCAGGAATCTGCAGCTCCGAACTTTGGTCGTGAGAACGAAAAGGGCGAACCTGCCGAATAG
- the hisC gene encoding histidinol-phosphate transaminase: MEEQVVRPVPRAGVLAIDPYVPGKTKANGGHKLHKLSSNESPMGASPKALDAYRSLTELQFYPDGSAYELREAIGEVYGLNPERVLCGCGSDEVLSLLAYAYLSEGDEAIYTTHGFLVYKIAILAAGAKPVIAPEKDLTTDVDAILERVTEKTKMVFIANPNNPTGTYIPFDEVKRLHAGLPKSCILVLDAAYAEYVRRTDYQAGIEQVNDFENVVMTRTFSKAYGLPALRLGWAYGPEHIIDALNRIRGPFNMNSAAIAAGAAAVRDQAFIEQAISHNDKWLPWVVGELVKLGLDVTPSVGNFILIHFPEEQGKRAADADAYLLERGCVLRQVKAYGFDNALRMSIGSEEANKDVVAALTEFLK, from the coding sequence ATGGAAGAGCAGGTAGTACGCCCTGTCCCTCGTGCTGGTGTGTTGGCAATTGACCCTTATGTGCCCGGTAAAACGAAGGCAAATGGCGGACATAAACTGCACAAACTCTCTTCTAACGAGTCTCCTATGGGGGCAAGCCCTAAAGCGTTGGATGCATATCGTTCACTGACCGAGCTTCAATTCTACCCGGATGGCAGCGCCTATGAGCTTCGCGAAGCGATTGGTGAGGTTTACGGACTGAACCCTGAGCGGGTTCTTTGTGGTTGTGGTTCTGATGAAGTTCTGAGCCTTCTCGCCTATGCTTATTTGAGTGAAGGCGATGAAGCGATTTACACAACGCATGGCTTCCTCGTTTACAAAATTGCTATCCTTGCTGCAGGTGCAAAACCTGTTATCGCGCCAGAAAAAGACCTGACAACGGACGTAGATGCGATTTTGGAGCGTGTGACCGAGAAGACCAAAATGGTTTTCATCGCGAACCCGAATAATCCAACTGGTACATATATTCCGTTTGATGAAGTGAAGCGTTTGCACGCTGGCCTGCCAAAGTCCTGTATTTTGGTATTGGACGCAGCCTATGCTGAATACGTGCGCCGCACTGACTATCAGGCGGGCATTGAGCAGGTTAATGATTTTGAGAATGTTGTGATGACACGCACCTTCTCAAAAGCTTATGGCTTGCCAGCCTTGCGTCTGGGTTGGGCATATGGCCCTGAGCATATTATTGATGCACTGAATCGTATTCGCGGCCCGTTCAATATGAATTCAGCAGCAATTGCTGCCGGGGCTGCAGCGGTTCGTGATCAGGCTTTCATTGAGCAGGCTATTAGCCACAATGATAAGTGGTTACCGTGGGTAGTTGGTGAACTTGTTAAACTTGGCCTTGACGTTACGCCAAGTGTAGGCAATTTCATACTGATCCATTTTCCTGAAGAGCAGGGAAAGCGCGCAGCTGATGCGGATGCTTATCTTCTTGAGAGAGGATGTGTCCTGCGGCAGGTGAAAGCTTATGGATTTGACAATGCATTGCGCATGTCAATCGGTAGTGAGGAAGCTAACAAAGATGTTGTTGCTGCTCTCACTGAATTTCTGAAGTAG
- a CDS encoding TetR/AcrR family transcriptional regulator, translating to MEKIKPVRTTKRGNSRADILKAAMLEFIERGVDGVRMEHVADRAGYNKALVYKHFKSKELLFEAVLTARFEEREKTRSSVSGSLSEMLLVWSQANQKDADFFKLLMREALDFEGEKLVHADQRQAYYAQQIAVLEKLKEDGKLPSSLDTQYLFLALLGMLSVPHLLPQVTELVTGTAPGTEIFEQGQAVFLDELGEFLSPK from the coding sequence ATGGAAAAGATCAAACCAGTACGCACGACTAAGCGTGGCAATAGCCGAGCAGATATTCTGAAAGCGGCTATGCTTGAGTTTATTGAGCGTGGTGTTGATGGGGTGCGTATGGAGCATGTTGCAGATCGTGCTGGTTACAATAAAGCGCTGGTTTATAAACACTTCAAGTCTAAAGAGCTGCTGTTTGAGGCTGTATTGACGGCGCGATTTGAGGAGCGGGAAAAGACACGCTCAAGTGTTTCCGGGTCGCTCTCTGAAATGTTGCTTGTGTGGTCTCAGGCGAACCAAAAAGATGCTGATTTCTTCAAGCTGCTCATGAGAGAGGCTTTAGATTTTGAGGGTGAAAAACTCGTCCATGCTGACCAAAGGCAAGCTTATTACGCTCAGCAAATTGCGGTGTTGGAAAAATTGAAAGAGGACGGGAAATTACCTTCTTCTCTGGATACTCAATACCTATTTCTGGCACTGCTTGGGATGCTTTCGGTTCCTCATCTTTTGCCTCAAGTCACTGAACTGGTTACAGGCACAGCGCCGGGCACCGAGATTTTTGAGCAGGGACAGGCTGTCTTTTTGGACGAGTTGGGTGAGTTTCTTTCGCCCAAATAA
- a CDS encoding cupin domain-containing protein: MKSDQLTATTSAEDIITALKMIEHPEGGYYAETFRDTEGPVGRGYSTAIYYLLKKGQKSHWHKIDAIETWHYYGGAPLLLSISSEAEGRTDLTLGMDIMKGERPQGIVPRQAWQSAQSLGEWTLVGCTVAPGFLFEGFELAPENWEP; this comes from the coding sequence ATGAAGTCAGATCAACTGACCGCCACGACTTCAGCTGAAGACATTATCACTGCGCTTAAAATGATAGAGCACCCCGAAGGGGGTTATTACGCCGAGACTTTTCGAGATACCGAAGGTCCTGTTGGACGTGGGTATTCAACTGCAATCTACTATCTTTTGAAGAAAGGCCAGAAATCTCATTGGCACAAAATTGATGCCATCGAGACGTGGCACTATTACGGTGGCGCACCTCTCCTCCTCTCCATCAGTTCAGAAGCAGAAGGCCGAACAGACCTCACTCTGGGCATGGACATTATGAAGGGCGAACGCCCGCAAGGAATCGTCCCACGTCAAGCTTGGCAGTCTGCTCAGAGCCTTGGCGAATGGACACTTGTGGGTTGCACGGTCGCTCCTGGTTTTCTGTTTGAAGGATTTGAGTTAGCTCCTGAAAACTGGGAACCATAA
- the gloB gene encoding hydroxyacylglutathione hydrolase, translating to MIEVEVRQFSCLKDNFGVLIHHPESGSTVAIDVPEAAPYLEVLKETGWKLTDILITHHHWDHVGGLTELSEKTGAKVTGPERARQHLTGLNKFVEDGDDILVGPIAVKAIGTPGHTLDHISWWFQEAGIAHTGDTLFALGCGRVFEGDAEMMWASLSHLANTLPPETTIYCGHEYTLANAKFALTIDPNNQALQERTKRIEALREVGRPTLPTSMAAELSTNPFLRVRDAEIQKTLNMVDADPADIFAEIRRRKDIF from the coding sequence ATGATTGAAGTTGAAGTACGGCAGTTTAGTTGTCTGAAAGATAATTTCGGCGTTCTCATTCACCACCCTGAAAGCGGAAGCACTGTAGCAATAGATGTACCGGAAGCAGCGCCTTACCTTGAAGTCTTGAAGGAAACTGGCTGGAAACTCACCGACATTTTGATAACCCATCATCATTGGGATCACGTCGGCGGTCTTACTGAGCTTTCCGAAAAAACCGGCGCAAAGGTGACAGGCCCGGAAAGAGCCCGCCAGCACCTTACCGGCCTCAACAAATTTGTCGAAGACGGTGATGACATCCTCGTTGGTCCAATCGCTGTAAAGGCAATCGGCACTCCCGGTCACACATTGGATCATATCTCGTGGTGGTTCCAGGAAGCAGGTATAGCTCATACCGGAGATACGCTTTTCGCGTTGGGCTGTGGCCGAGTGTTTGAAGGTGATGCCGAAATGATGTGGGCATCCCTCAGCCACCTGGCAAACACCTTGCCACCAGAAACCACCATCTATTGCGGCCATGAGTACACATTGGCTAACGCCAAATTTGCACTCACTATCGATCCAAACAATCAGGCTCTTCAGGAGCGTACAAAACGCATTGAAGCTCTGAGAGAAGTAGGACGACCAACCCTGCCAACTTCAATGGCAGCTGAGCTATCTACCAACCCATTTTTGCGCGTTAGAGATGCTGAAATACAGAAAACCCTGAATATGGTCGACGCCGATCCAGCGGATATCTTTGCTGAAATCCGACGTCGCAAGGATATTTTCTGA
- a CDS encoding SRPBCC family protein, with protein MALELRDLPRVGSVGFLRVALLGNALFSAGCGILMLAMPSTVSEAIGWQGPHLWFFIGAGLLVFAGALVWQGVQSNPPKAWSLLFSIGDYLWVVGTALSAMFACSLMDSGGWIFTWGVASTVALFGTLQLMGIVRLYRQTAVDYALVISVDVKSNVEQFWPVLSDLGGIKKHTQNLASSELVGGRDPSLGVRRECASLDGARWAETVTAWVPRDGFDVIFNADEPDFPFPFQKMLGGWRLVTRQNQTTVSVYWIVEPKVQLSIVFLMPVMELRMRKDMASTIKSMDRAALKKKKQMDEVA; from the coding sequence ATGGCTCTGGAATTGAGAGATTTGCCCCGTGTGGGTTCGGTTGGGTTTCTACGCGTTGCACTTCTCGGAAACGCTTTGTTTTCGGCGGGGTGTGGGATTTTGATGTTAGCGATGCCCAGTACAGTGTCTGAGGCAATTGGGTGGCAAGGCCCTCATCTTTGGTTCTTTATTGGGGCAGGGCTTTTAGTGTTTGCGGGTGCTTTGGTTTGGCAAGGAGTTCAATCCAACCCGCCAAAGGCTTGGAGCCTTCTTTTTAGCATAGGTGACTATCTCTGGGTTGTTGGCACTGCTCTCTCAGCCATGTTTGCTTGTTCTCTGATGGATAGTGGTGGGTGGATATTTACATGGGGCGTTGCAAGCACCGTAGCGCTGTTTGGTACGCTTCAACTCATGGGTATTGTGAGGCTTTATCGGCAGACAGCTGTAGATTATGCTTTGGTTATATCTGTCGACGTGAAAAGCAACGTGGAGCAGTTTTGGCCTGTCCTTTCTGATCTTGGTGGCATCAAGAAACATACGCAAAACCTAGCCTCTTCGGAGCTTGTTGGAGGGAGAGACCCGAGTTTAGGCGTGAGGCGTGAGTGTGCTTCTCTGGATGGTGCAAGATGGGCGGAGACAGTGACTGCGTGGGTGCCAAGAGATGGATTTGATGTGATTTTCAATGCAGATGAACCAGATTTCCCATTTCCATTCCAAAAAATGCTGGGTGGATGGCGGCTCGTAACACGGCAAAACCAGACCACTGTGAGTGTATACTGGATAGTCGAGCCGAAAGTGCAATTGAGTATTGTCTTTCTTATGCCTGTTATGGAGTTGCGTATGCGAAAGGACATGGCTTCTACTATTAAAAGCATGGACCGGGCTGCGTTGAAAAAGAAGAAGCAAATGGACGAAGTTGCTTAG
- a CDS encoding methyltransferase domain-containing protein encodes MYLDVTHLKEFYDLPLGRMLRVLVGSRVKMLWPEMRGQSLLGIGYAAPYLRPYLKKTNRVFAGMPAAQGVVKWPREVETPNKAFLMEAGQLPLPDSCIDRILLVHALEMAGEPGAMLEEVYRVLAPGGRVMVIVPNRRGAWARSEVSPFGYGRPYSRPQLDNFLNNHHLSVISREEALFVPPTNSKLVLKNARSFERLGAVAWSAFAGVLVTEAEKQIYRGIPQRASKVARVLRPVFLPDGKPAGAQVRTNHE; translated from the coding sequence TTGTATCTTGATGTTACTCATTTGAAAGAGTTCTACGATCTGCCGCTCGGGCGTATGCTCCGAGTGCTGGTTGGGAGCCGCGTAAAAATGCTCTGGCCGGAAATGCGTGGGCAGAGTTTGCTCGGCATTGGGTATGCTGCGCCGTATCTTCGGCCCTACTTAAAGAAGACCAATCGCGTATTTGCCGGTATGCCTGCTGCACAAGGGGTGGTGAAATGGCCTCGTGAGGTGGAAACCCCGAACAAAGCATTTCTCATGGAAGCCGGACAATTGCCGCTTCCAGATTCCTGCATTGACCGAATTTTGCTGGTGCATGCATTGGAAATGGCTGGTGAACCGGGTGCAATGTTGGAGGAAGTTTATCGGGTTTTGGCCCCCGGCGGGCGCGTTATGGTCATCGTACCGAACAGGCGCGGTGCATGGGCGCGGTCTGAGGTTTCGCCGTTTGGATACGGTCGGCCCTATTCACGACCGCAGCTGGATAACTTTCTGAACAATCACCATTTATCCGTGATCTCTCGCGAAGAGGCGCTGTTTGTCCCACCGACAAACTCAAAACTGGTGTTGAAGAATGCACGCAGTTTTGAGCGTCTTGGGGCTGTTGCCTGGTCTGCTTTTGCAGGGGTGCTTGTGACCGAAGCTGAGAAGCAGATTTACCGTGGCATTCCACAGCGTGCAAGCAAGGTGGCGCGTGTTTTACGTCCGGTTTTTTTGCCTGATGGAAAACCGGCTGGTGCTCAGGTGCGTACTAACCACGAATAA
- a CDS encoding superoxide dismutase family protein, with the protein MKFNGYAAVIAAGFAAASFAALASKEEKVPAGPAAMAIMKDVNGKQVGKVVLVESPSQVLHITAEFDGLPPGVHGFHVHEQGLCEPDFGAAGGHFAPDGHEHGIEVPDGPHAGDMPNLHVPENGKLTVEYFTETLDLAPDDSESVIGGPGRAFIVHDSPDDYHSQPTGDAGGRIACGVIVPLTQNADGFLSYPEGAQTPVK; encoded by the coding sequence ATGAAATTTAATGGATATGCTGCAGTAATTGCAGCAGGTTTTGCCGCTGCAAGTTTTGCCGCTTTAGCATCTAAAGAAGAGAAAGTTCCGGCAGGTCCTGCTGCCATGGCCATTATGAAAGATGTGAATGGCAAGCAAGTTGGCAAAGTTGTTCTGGTTGAGAGCCCAAGTCAGGTTCTGCATATTACTGCTGAGTTTGATGGCTTGCCTCCCGGCGTTCATGGGTTCCACGTCCATGAACAGGGGCTTTGCGAGCCTGATTTTGGCGCTGCAGGTGGTCATTTTGCACCTGATGGACATGAACATGGGATTGAAGTCCCTGATGGGCCGCATGCCGGAGATATGCCGAACCTGCATGTCCCTGAAAATGGCAAGCTTACGGTTGAGTATTTTACTGAGACTTTGGACCTTGCCCCTGATGACAGTGAGAGTGTGATTGGTGGACCGGGTCGTGCTTTCATCGTGCATGATAGCCCTGATGATTATCACAGCCAGCCTACCGGAGATGCTGGTGGGCGTATCGCTTGTGGCGTGATTGTGCCTCTGACCCAAAATGCTGATGGCTTCCTGAGTTATCCGGAAGGTGCGCAAACCCCTGTAAAGTGA
- a CDS encoding argininosuccinate synthase, with product MAQGDIKKVVLAYSGGLDTSIILKWLQTEYGCEVVTFTADLGQGEELEPARRKAELLGIREIHIDDLREEFIRDYVFPMFRANAVYEGVYLLGTSIARPLISKRLIEIAEETGADAVAHGATGKGNDQVRFELACYALNPDIKVIAPWRDWTLKSRTDLIEFAEQHQIPVPKDKRGEAPFSVDANMLHSSSEGKVLEDPNEEAPEYVFQRTVSPMDAPDEATEIEIGFEKGDACSINGVHMSPATLFAKLNDYGRDNGIGRLDLVENRFVGMKSRGIYETPGGTILLTAHRTMESITLDRDAAHLKDELMPRYAKLIYNGFWFSPEREMLQAMIDKSQELVAGTVKLKLYKGNVIVVGRASPYSLYSEELVTFEDDHGAYDQKDAAGFIRLNALRLRTLAKRNKMIKANELTNA from the coding sequence ATGGCCCAAGGCGACATCAAAAAGGTTGTGCTAGCCTATTCTGGCGGGCTCGACACCTCGATTATTCTCAAGTGGTTGCAGACCGAATACGGCTGCGAAGTTGTAACTTTTACCGCTGACTTAGGTCAGGGTGAAGAGTTGGAACCAGCCCGACGAAAAGCTGAACTGCTTGGCATTCGAGAAATCCACATTGATGATCTCCGAGAGGAATTCATTCGGGACTACGTGTTCCCAATGTTCCGGGCTAACGCAGTTTACGAAGGCGTTTACCTTCTCGGCACATCCATCGCACGCCCGCTCATTTCCAAGCGTCTCATCGAGATTGCAGAGGAAACTGGAGCTGATGCTGTTGCGCATGGGGCTACCGGCAAAGGCAACGATCAGGTTCGTTTCGAGCTGGCATGCTACGCCCTGAACCCAGACATCAAGGTGATCGCACCTTGGCGCGACTGGACGCTAAAATCCCGTACCGACCTGATCGAGTTTGCTGAACAGCACCAGATTCCGGTACCAAAGGACAAGCGCGGCGAAGCACCGTTCTCCGTAGATGCAAACATGCTGCATTCGTCTTCCGAAGGTAAAGTCCTGGAAGATCCGAATGAGGAAGCTCCGGAATACGTCTTCCAGCGGACCGTCAGCCCGATGGATGCACCTGACGAAGCAACTGAGATCGAAATTGGCTTTGAAAAAGGCGATGCATGCTCCATCAACGGCGTGCACATGTCTCCGGCAACTCTGTTTGCCAAGCTGAACGACTATGGTCGCGACAATGGCATTGGTCGCCTCGATCTGGTTGAAAACCGCTTCGTTGGCATGAAATCCCGCGGTATTTACGAGACCCCAGGCGGAACTATCCTCCTGACAGCACACCGCACGATGGAATCCATCACTCTGGACCGCGACGCCGCGCACCTCAAAGACGAGTTGATGCCTCGCTATGCAAAACTCATCTACAACGGTTTCTGGTTCTCTCCAGAACGTGAGATGCTGCAGGCAATGATCGATAAGTCTCAGGAACTTGTGGCAGGTACCGTTAAACTCAAGCTCTACAAAGGCAACGTGATCGTTGTTGGTCGTGCGTCTCCTTACTCTCTCTACTCAGAAGAGCTAGTGACCTTTGAAGATGACCACGGCGCCTACGACCAGAAAGACGCTGCTGGCTTCATCCGCCTCAATGCCCTGCGCTTGCGGACGCTAGCAAAGCGCAACAAAATGATCAAAGCAAACGAACTCACAAACGCCTAA
- a CDS encoding homoserine O-acetyltransferase — translation MEQMDTPASKLMRFGPENPLRLDEGTELAPWQIAYETYGELNEDKTNAILACHALTGDQYVASENPVTGKPGWWSMMIGPGRPVDTDKYFVICANVLGGCLGTTGPASANPKTGETYGLDLPVVTIGDMVRSQAKLVEALGIETLFAVVGGSMGGMQVLQWAAAYPEKVFAAVPIASGARHSSQNIAFHEVGRQAVMADPDWCHGQYAKEGKRPTKGLSVARMAAHITYMSDASLHSKFGRNLQDRSAITFGFDADFQIESYLRHQGMTFVDRFDANSYLYVTRAMDYFDLAAAHGGKLANAFLHTPTRFCVMSFTTDWLFPTSESKDVVRALNAAAANVSFVEIESSRGHDAFLLDEPELFKTMRGFLTGAAKARGIPAPGNGE, via the coding sequence ATGGAGCAGATGGATACGCCTGCCAGCAAGCTCATGCGATTTGGACCAGAAAACCCTTTACGCCTCGATGAAGGTACAGAACTTGCCCCATGGCAGATTGCCTATGAGACTTACGGCGAGCTCAATGAAGACAAAACCAACGCTATTTTGGCGTGCCACGCTCTAACCGGCGATCAGTATGTGGCCTCAGAAAACCCGGTAACTGGCAAGCCCGGTTGGTGGTCTATGATGATTGGTCCCGGTAGACCTGTTGATACTGACAAATATTTTGTCATCTGTGCCAACGTCCTCGGCGGATGCCTTGGAACAACAGGCCCAGCCTCAGCCAACCCAAAGACTGGCGAGACCTACGGCCTTGACCTACCCGTCGTTACAATCGGCGACATGGTTCGCTCGCAGGCCAAACTGGTTGAAGCTCTGGGCATTGAAACACTGTTCGCAGTGGTTGGCGGGTCCATGGGCGGCATGCAGGTTCTGCAATGGGCCGCAGCCTATCCGGAAAAGGTATTCGCCGCCGTTCCAATCGCATCCGGAGCAAGGCACTCCAGCCAGAACATTGCTTTCCATGAAGTTGGCCGGCAAGCAGTCATGGCAGATCCTGACTGGTGCCACGGCCAATATGCCAAGGAAGGCAAGCGCCCAACCAAGGGCCTTTCTGTTGCACGGATGGCAGCACACATCACTTATATGTCGGACGCTTCGCTGCACAGCAAGTTCGGACGTAATCTGCAAGATCGCTCAGCCATCACCTTTGGTTTTGATGCAGACTTCCAGATCGAGAGTTACCTGCGCCATCAGGGTATGACATTCGTAGATCGCTTTGATGCGAATTCTTATTTGTACGTCACCCGAGCGATGGACTATTTCGACCTTGCAGCAGCACATGGCGGCAAGCTCGCCAATGCCTTTTTGCATACTCCAACGCGCTTCTGCGTCATGTCTTTTACAACCGACTGGCTCTTCCCAACTTCGGAAAGCAAAGATGTTGTCCGCGCACTCAACGCTGCAGCAGCAAACGTCTCATTTGTTGAGATCGAAAGCTCACGCGGTCATGATGCATTCCTGCTTGATGAACCTGAATTGTTCAAAACCATGCGTGGCTTCCTAACAGGAGCTGCAAAAGCACGGGGCATCCCCGCCCCCGGCAATGGCGAATAA